In Mauremys reevesii isolate NIE-2019 linkage group 16, ASM1616193v1, whole genome shotgun sequence, a single window of DNA contains:
- the LOC120384705 gene encoding short-chain dehydrogenase srdF-like gives MENENVETMAIVYLTNTVGPLMVSQEFLPLLKKAAQQSTQTGLSCSKAAILNMSSIAASIEVVPQWELWKIPSYRCSKAALNMVTRCQSLEYKDYGILCTSIHPGQVKTRMGTEKAPQTVEETTQAILKMLSTFSEKENGSFVGWDGKIYPW, from the exons ATGGAGAATGAGAACGTTGAGACCATGGCAATTGTATACCTAACTAACACAGTTGGGCCCCTGATGGTGAGCCAG GAGTTCCTGCCATTGCTGAAGAAGGCTGCCCAGCAGAGCACCCAGACAGGGCTGAGCTGCAGCAAGGCCGCCATTCTCAACATGTCCAGCATAGCTGCTTCCATAGAAGTAGTTCCACAGTGGGAATTATGGAAAATACCCAGCTACCGCTGCAGCAAG GCTGCTCTGAACATGGTCACCAGGTGCCAGTCCTTGGAGTACAAAGACTATGGGATTCTCTGCACTTCTATCCACCCTGGCCAGGTGAAAACCAGAATGGGAACAGAAAAG GCCCCACAGACCGTGGAGGAAACCACTCAAGCAATCCTGAAGATGCTTTCCACGTTCTCTGAGAAGGAGAATGGTTCCTTCGTGGGCTGGGATGGAAAAATCTATCCCTGGTGA